A portion of the Cryptomeria japonica chromosome 5, Sugi_1.0, whole genome shotgun sequence genome contains these proteins:
- the LOC131067352 gene encoding abscisic stress-ripening protein 5 produces the protein MSEEHQHHLFHHKKDEELSGDADNSAYVEQTPGEYGGEDKYEKARKEEKHHKHLEEEGELGTAAAGGYAMYEKHETKKDPENAHRHKIEEELAAAAAVGGGGSVFHEHHDKKEDKKEEEEAHGKKHHHLF, from the exons ATGTCTGAGGAACATCAGCATCATCTTTTTCACCACAAGAAAGATGAGGAGTTGAGCGGCGATGCAGATAACAGTGCTTATGTAGAGCAGACGCCTGGTGAATATGGGGGTGAAGACAAGTATGAAAAGGCGAGAAAGGAGGAAAAACACCACAAGCATCTGGAGGAAGAAGGTGAACTTGGAACCGCCGCCGCTGGAGGATATGCGATG TATGAGAAGCACGAAACAAAGAAAGATCCAGAGAATGCTCACAGGCACAAGATAGAGGAGGAGCTCGCTGCAGCCGCTGCTGTGGGCGGTGGTGGATCTGTATTCCATGAACACCATGACAAGaaggaagacaagaaagaagaagaggaagcccATGGCAAGAAGCATCACCATCTCTTTTGA